A portion of the Eretmochelys imbricata isolate rEreImb1 unplaced genomic scaffold, rEreImb1.hap1 Scaffold_35, whole genome shotgun sequence genome contains these proteins:
- the NGDN gene encoding neuroguidin translates to MEAAGPELREQLVSDLPPALALLGSLQEQVVGVTAHVQGLLQRVRAGTFPTEKGLSFLELKAQLLLFYLQDLTQLLLEKSSGRSLAAQPGVLRLAELRTVLEKMRPIEQKLRYQVDKLVKAAVTGAVGDDNPLRFKPDPGNMMSKLSDEEEDGTGGKAAGKKPLAKGGVRKYVPPRLVPVHYDETEAEREKKALDQAKKRALSSSVIRELKEQFSDAPEEIREGRYLHATRQSQEDEHRRNYEEAMLVRLNLSRQDKARRRRVAALGAQLHSLTHFGDISALTGAAPPTGEDLSPQKKRRKKTNAKRGRKKGFRRR, encoded by the exons atggaggCTGCAGGGCCCGAGCTGCGG GAGCAGCTGGTGTCCGACCTGCCCCCCGCACTGGCCTTGCTGGGATCGCTCCAGGAGCAG GTTGTTGGGGTCACGGCCCATGtccaggggctgctgcagagggTCCGGGCCGGCACCTTCCCCACGGAGAAG GGGCTGAGTTTCCTGGAGCTGaaggcccagctgctgctgttctatCTCCAGGACCtgacccagctgctgctggagaagaGCTCGGGCCGCTCCCTGGCCGCCCAGCCGGGTGTCCTGCGCCTGGCTGAGCTGCGCACG gtgTTGGAGAAGATGCGCCCCATTGAGCAGAAGCTCCGGTACCAGGTTGACAAGCTGGTGAAGGCAGCTGTGACGGGTGCCGTGG GAGACGACAATCCGCTGAGGTTCAAACCGGACCCTGGGAACATGATGAGCAAg CTGAGTGATGAGGAAGAGGACGGGACCGGAGGCAAAGCTGCCGGGAAGAAGCCCCTGGCCAAAGGAGGAGTCCGGAAATACGTCCCACCCCGGCTGGTACCGGTGCATTATG ATGAGACGGAGGCCGAGCGGGAGAAGAAGGCCCTTGACCAGGCGAAGAAGCGGGCGCTGAGCAGCTCCGTCATCCGGGAGCTGAAAGAGCAGTTCTCAGACGCGCCGGAGGAGATCCGCGAAGGGCGCTACCTGCATGCGACCAGGCAGAGCCAGGAGGATGAGCACCG GAGGAACTACGAGGAGGCCATGCTGGTGAGGCTGAACTTGAGCCGGCAGGACAAAGCCCGGCGTCGCCGGGTGGCTGCgctgggggcccagctccactcccTGACCCACTTCGGCGACATCAGCGCCCTGACTGGGGCAGCGCCCCCCACTGGAGAG GATCTGAGCCcccagaagaaaaggaggaagaagactaatgcaaagaggggaaggaaaaagg GTTTCCGGAGGCGATAA
- the THTPA gene encoding thiamine-triphosphatase, with the protein MPSGSIEVEVKFTAGPGTEARLAALGAALAGSSSFRDRYYDTPDLRLTRADHWLRLRQGAGWELKCPPVPRRGAGGSSHVPGALSPEPPAEGAGGSSHVPGAPSPEPPAVATTYQELTSPHAIVGRLCGVLGVAPVPGWDQVPGAVAGLGLQEFASFVTWRRSYRLGGLRVDLDQADFGYTVAEVEAVVGAQQEVPAALEGVMQLQRALGWDGATHVPGKMSVYLQRHRPRHYQELLRAGVLAGDPQPPPHDDNASGPDTPAPCGPSKVMGPAGAAEVEMGPSAGERQPSTP; encoded by the exons ATGCCGTCGGGCAGCATCGAGGTGGAGGTGAAGTTCACAGCCGGGCCGGGCACGGAGGCCAGGCTGGCGGCGCTGGGGGCGGCCCTGGCCGGGAGCTCGTCCTTCCGCGACCGCTATTACGACACCCCCGACCTGCGGCTCACGCGGGCTGACCACTGGCTGCGGCTCCGCCAGGGggccggctgggagctcaagtgCCCCCCGGTGCCACGCAGAGGAGCCGGAGGCTCCAGCCACGTCCCGGGTGCCCTGTCCCCAGAGCCGCCAGCAGAGGGCGCCGGAGGCTCCAGCCACGTCCCAGGTGCCCCGTCCCCGGAGCCGCCCGCCGTGGCCACCACCTACCAGGAGCTGACGAGCCCCCACGCCATTGTGGGCCGGCTGTGCGGGGTGCTGGGCGTGGCCCCCGTGCCCGGCTGGGACCAGGTGCCCGGGGCCGTGGCCGGGCTGGGCCTGCAAGAGTTTGCCAGCTTCGTGACCTGGCGCCGCAGCTACCGGCTGGGGGGCCTGCGGGTGGACCTGGACCAGGCGGATTTCGGCTACACCGTGGCCGAGGTGGAGGCCGTGGTGGGggcccagcaggaggtgccggcAGCGCTGGAGGGGGTGATGCAGCTTCAGCGGGCACTGG ggtgGGATGGTGCCACCCACGTGCCCGGCAAGATGAGCGTCTACCTCCAGCGGCATCGCCCCCGGCACTACCAGGAGCTGCTCCGGGCCGGGGTGCTGGCCGGGgacccccaaccgcccccccatGACGACAACGCTTCCGGGCCTGACACGCCAGCGCCATGTGGCCCCTCAAAAGTGATGGGGCCGGCAGGGGCGGCGGAGGTTGAAATGGGGCCTAGTGCTGGGGAgaggcagcccagcaccccctag